In Myxococcus stipitatus, the following are encoded in one genomic region:
- a CDS encoding sigma-54 dependent transcriptional regulator yields MAKVLVIDDEANLRKVLAAMLRRDGFDVTVAENGEQGLAEFQKNGADIVVTDLVMPKVGGMEVLSTVRAANPDVPVIIITAHGTVDSAVDAIKAGAFDYITKPFDQAELSSVVAKAAKTNESARRSVRPDVKARAAIIGEAAQMQDVYKVIDKVADTPSTVLITGESGTGKELIATALHGASSRRDKPFIKINCAAIPATLLESELFGYERGAFTGAVTSKPGRFELADGGTLFLDEIGEIPVEMQVKLLRALQEGEFERVGGIKTTRVDVRLVAATNRDLQAEIEAGRFRKDLYYRLAVVPLTLPPLRERRSDILMLARHFVEKYNRRLNKKIEGIADDALTLLQAYSWPGNIRELENLIERVLLFADGPLITAKDLPEPVRHGAGTQPSAAPAPSTPAMEVPTGEVGLKDIVRMKAAELERDLIVKKLEETGGNVTRAARLLQISRKSLQTKMKEFGLRDTTPDEQEDSPED; encoded by the coding sequence ATGGCCAAGGTGCTGGTGATTGACGACGAGGCGAACCTCCGCAAGGTGCTCGCCGCGATGCTGCGCAGGGATGGGTTCGACGTCACCGTCGCGGAGAACGGCGAGCAGGGTCTGGCGGAGTTCCAGAAGAACGGCGCCGACATCGTCGTGACGGACCTGGTGATGCCCAAGGTGGGCGGCATGGAGGTGCTCAGCACCGTCCGCGCCGCCAACCCGGACGTGCCCGTCATCATCATCACCGCGCACGGCACCGTCGACTCGGCCGTGGACGCCATCAAGGCGGGCGCGTTCGACTACATCACCAAGCCCTTCGACCAGGCGGAGCTGTCCTCCGTCGTCGCCAAGGCCGCCAAGACGAACGAGAGCGCTCGGCGCTCCGTCCGTCCGGACGTCAAGGCGCGCGCCGCCATCATCGGCGAAGCGGCGCAGATGCAGGACGTCTACAAGGTCATCGACAAGGTGGCGGACACGCCCTCGACGGTGCTCATCACTGGCGAGAGCGGCACGGGCAAGGAGCTCATCGCCACCGCGCTGCACGGCGCGTCCAGCCGCCGCGACAAGCCGTTCATCAAGATCAACTGCGCGGCCATCCCCGCCACGCTGCTGGAGAGCGAGCTGTTCGGCTACGAGCGTGGCGCGTTCACCGGCGCCGTCACCTCCAAGCCCGGCCGCTTCGAGCTGGCCGACGGCGGCACCCTCTTCCTGGATGAGATTGGCGAGATTCCCGTCGAGATGCAGGTGAAGCTGCTGCGCGCGCTCCAGGAAGGCGAGTTCGAGCGCGTGGGCGGCATCAAGACCACCCGCGTCGACGTGCGCCTGGTGGCCGCCACCAACCGCGACCTGCAGGCGGAGATTGAAGCGGGACGCTTCCGCAAGGACTTGTACTACCGGCTCGCGGTGGTGCCGCTCACGCTCCCTCCCTTGCGGGAGCGCAGGAGCGACATCCTCATGCTCGCGCGGCACTTCGTCGAAAAGTACAACCGCCGGCTGAACAAGAAGATCGAGGGCATCGCGGACGATGCGCTCACGTTGCTCCAGGCCTACTCGTGGCCCGGCAACATCCGCGAATTGGAGAACCTCATCGAGCGCGTCCTCTTGTTCGCGGACGGCCCGCTCATCACGGCCAAGGACCTGCCCGAGCCGGTGCGCCATGGAGCGGGCACCCAGCCGAGCGCCGCGCCGGCTCCCTCCACGCCCGCGATGGAAGTCCCCACGGGCGAGGTCGGACTGAAGGACATCGTCCGGATGAAGGCCGCGGAGCTCGAGCGCGACCTCATCGTCAAGAAGCTGGAGGAGACGGGCGGCAACGTCACCCGCGCCGCGCGTCTGCTGCAGATCAGCCGGAAGTCGCTGCAGACCAAGATGAAGGAATTCGGCCTGCGCGACACCACGCCTGACGAGCAAGAGGACAGCCCCGAGGATTGA
- the encA gene encoding encapsulin nanocompartment shell protein EncA, protein MPDFLGHAENPLREEEWARLNETVIQVARRSLVGRRILDIYGPLGAGVQTVPYDEFQGVSPGAVDIVGEQDTAMVFTDARKFKTIPIIYKDFLLHWRDIEAARTHNMPLDVSAAAGAAALCAQQEDELIFYGDARLGYEGLMTANGRLTVPLGDWTMAGGGFQSIVEATRTLNEHGHFGPYAVVLSPRLYSQLHRIYEKTGVLEIETIKQLASDGVYQSNRLRGDSGVVVSTGRENMDLAVSMDMVAAYLGASRMNHPFRVLEALLLRIKHPDAICTFEGATAASARR, encoded by the coding sequence ATGCCTGACTTCCTTGGACATGCCGAGAACCCGCTCCGCGAAGAAGAGTGGGCGCGCCTGAACGAAACCGTCATCCAGGTGGCGCGGCGCTCACTCGTGGGCCGGCGCATCCTCGACATCTATGGGCCGCTGGGCGCGGGCGTGCAGACGGTGCCCTACGACGAGTTCCAGGGCGTGTCCCCCGGCGCGGTGGACATCGTCGGCGAGCAGGACACCGCGATGGTCTTCACCGACGCGCGCAAGTTCAAGACCATCCCCATCATCTACAAGGACTTCCTGCTGCACTGGCGGGACATCGAGGCGGCGCGCACGCACAACATGCCGCTGGACGTGTCCGCAGCCGCGGGCGCCGCGGCGCTGTGCGCGCAGCAGGAAGACGAGCTCATCTTCTACGGCGACGCCCGGCTCGGCTACGAGGGCCTGATGACGGCCAATGGCCGGCTCACCGTGCCGCTGGGCGACTGGACGATGGCGGGCGGAGGCTTCCAGTCCATCGTCGAGGCCACGCGCACCCTCAACGAGCACGGCCACTTCGGCCCGTACGCGGTGGTGCTGTCGCCGCGCCTGTACTCGCAGCTGCACCGCATCTACGAGAAGACGGGCGTGCTGGAGATCGAGACCATCAAGCAGCTGGCCTCCGACGGCGTCTATCAGTCCAACCGCCTGCGCGGTGACTCCGGCGTGGTGGTGTCCACGGGCCGGGAGAACATGGACCTGGCGGTCTCCATGGACATGGTGGCGGCCTATCTGGGCGCCTCGCGGATGAACCATCCGTTCCGCGTGCTGGAGGCGCTGCTGCTGCGCATCAAGCACCCGGATGCCATCTGCACCTTCGAGGGCGCCACCGCGGCGTCGGCCCGTCGCTAG
- a CDS encoding ferritin: MAETPDSDLDDVARIRRVLARELETINEYEAFARASSHPEVRAFFLHLASEEKEHVFEAVHMLRLLDTGQDGHFASPIAPGHFQQAISGAHAPAQVHVPPPPAVPAPPPATGRAPAEPLTALPPQRLIYGLPAPPPSAESHPLTVGSLRRGGGGRGGNR; this comes from the coding sequence ATGGCCGAAACCCCGGACAGCGACCTGGACGACGTGGCGCGCATCCGCCGCGTGTTGGCGCGTGAGCTCGAGACCATCAACGAGTACGAAGCCTTCGCTCGAGCTTCCTCGCATCCCGAGGTGAGGGCCTTCTTCCTCCATCTGGCGAGCGAGGAGAAGGAGCACGTCTTCGAGGCGGTCCACATGCTGCGCCTCTTGGACACCGGCCAGGATGGCCACTTCGCCAGCCCCATCGCCCCGGGACACTTCCAACAGGCCATCTCGGGGGCGCACGCTCCCGCGCAGGTCCACGTCCCTCCGCCGCCCGCCGTGCCGGCGCCTCCGCCAGCCACGGGCCGCGCGCCGGCGGAGCCGCTCACCGCGCTCCCCCCGCAGCGCCTCATCTACGGCCTGCCGGCGCCCCCGCCCTCCGCGGAATCCCACCCCCTCACGGTGGGCTCGCTGCGCCGCGGTGGCGGCGGGCGGGGCGGCAATCGTTGA